Proteins encoded in a region of the Leptospira montravelensis genome:
- a CDS encoding ABC transporter substrate-binding protein, with product MKFDSYKRVIFSVAVLSIAFAVACGKKETKVSEIGQGEGEVSIVAWPGYIERGETDKGYDWVTEFEKSSGCKVNVKTAATSDEMVALMNEGGFDLVTASGDASLRLVAGGKVQEINTDLIPSWKNVDSRLQNAPWHTVEGKHFGVPYQWGPNVLMYNTKVFKKAPTSWNVVFEEQVLPDGKSNKGRVQAFDGPIYIADAALYLKQAKPELGIQDPYELDEKQYNAVIELLKKQRQLVPKYWHDAMVQVDDFKKEGLVASSTWPFQVNLLVSEKQPVASVVPQEGATGWADSTMLHKDSKHVNCAYKWLEHSLSPKVQGDLASWFGSVPSVPSACKGNALLGDTGCAVNGFNNFEKISFWRTPKEDCSGGRKCVPYKKWAEDYISIIGSK from the coding sequence ATGAAATTCGATTCATACAAACGAGTGATATTTTCTGTTGCAGTCCTTTCAATCGCATTTGCGGTTGCCTGCGGCAAAAAAGAAACTAAGGTTTCCGAAATCGGACAAGGCGAAGGAGAAGTTTCCATCGTTGCTTGGCCGGGGTACATTGAACGTGGTGAAACAGACAAAGGATATGACTGGGTCACTGAATTTGAAAAAAGTTCTGGCTGTAAGGTAAATGTAAAAACTGCTGCTACATCTGATGAGATGGTAGCTCTCATGAACGAAGGTGGATTTGATCTTGTCACTGCATCTGGTGATGCATCACTTCGTTTGGTTGCGGGTGGAAAGGTTCAAGAAATCAATACGGATCTTATTCCTAGTTGGAAAAATGTAGATTCTCGTTTGCAAAATGCTCCTTGGCATACTGTGGAAGGAAAACATTTCGGTGTTCCTTACCAATGGGGTCCAAACGTTCTTATGTACAACACTAAAGTTTTTAAAAAAGCGCCAACTAGTTGGAATGTTGTTTTCGAAGAACAAGTTCTTCCTGATGGAAAATCAAACAAAGGTCGTGTACAAGCGTTTGATGGTCCAATCTATATTGCGGATGCTGCTTTGTATTTAAAACAAGCTAAACCAGAACTGGGAATCCAAGATCCTTATGAGTTGGATGAAAAACAATACAACGCTGTCATTGAACTATTAAAAAAACAAAGACAACTCGTTCCAAAGTATTGGCATGATGCTATGGTGCAAGTGGATGACTTTAAAAAAGAAGGACTTGTTGCCTCTTCTACATGGCCATTCCAAGTAAATCTTCTTGTGAGTGAAAAACAACCTGTAGCTTCTGTAGTTCCACAAGAAGGAGCCACTGGTTGGGCAGACAGCACTATGCTTCATAAAGATTCAAAACACGTAAACTGTGCTTACAAATGGTTAGAACATTCACTTTCTCCAAAAGTACAAGGTGACCTTGCTTCTTGGTTTGGATCAGTTCCTTCCGTTCCTTCTGCTTGTAAAGGGAATGCTCTCCTTGGAGACACAGGTTGTGCCGTAAACGGATTCAACAACTTTGAAAAAATCTCTTTCTGGAGAACACCAAAAGAAGATTGTTCCGGTGGAAGAAAATGTGTGCCTTATAAAAAATGGGCTGAAGATTATATTTCCATCATTGGAAGTAAATAA
- a CDS encoding AfsA-related hotdog domain-containing protein — protein sequence MMVFEKEELPAVLPLDKRYTRTYFQDDSFVSNIRRALPRMVTSSIMEDHVFPNLSNEDIDFLLQYYVKREDSSGNYYQLKTIPYRIRKDSAERIVKESGIDDIQKEFISNFYQFDTELQQYVLKDKVTESDEIRILQIVKRRDYYVGNVEKSKISAIFESITEIPKKDTFFANLYVPPGHKFFSPPNLKHISGMQIVEAARQFGIACNHMFGKVPFEDVTFLLLYLNSEFLQYAKMNMPIKLRAIAKETKLSKFGYWNYSKLEITAYQENQEITRIEMAASILPLKVYKRLKSTQEEVYEIDPRFRVMDQFKNNISIRENGRNIVSTIENISSSGFMVRCSGILPGELANSGQLEFFMHFDIVGFVHGTCILLWVKEDDNNEDTFFAGFRIESISELDQANVKEAINRYGRLIEEREIQ from the coding sequence ATGATGGTTTTTGAAAAAGAAGAACTTCCCGCAGTTTTACCTCTAGACAAACGATATACAAGAACATATTTCCAAGACGATAGTTTTGTTTCCAACATTCGAAGAGCACTCCCTCGGATGGTTACATCTTCTATAATGGAAGATCATGTGTTTCCCAATCTTTCTAACGAGGATATTGATTTTCTTCTTCAGTATTATGTAAAAAGAGAGGATTCGAGTGGAAATTATTACCAACTAAAAACAATTCCCTATCGTATTCGTAAAGACTCTGCGGAACGCATTGTAAAAGAATCTGGGATTGATGATATTCAAAAAGAATTTATCAGTAATTTTTATCAGTTTGATACTGAATTACAACAATATGTTCTAAAAGATAAAGTAACAGAATCGGATGAAATTCGCATCCTTCAAATAGTCAAAAGACGAGATTATTATGTGGGGAATGTCGAGAAATCAAAGATATCTGCAATCTTTGAGTCAATCACTGAGATACCGAAAAAAGATACTTTTTTTGCTAATCTTTATGTTCCACCGGGTCATAAATTTTTTTCACCACCCAATTTAAAACATATTTCTGGAATGCAAATTGTGGAAGCTGCTAGACAGTTCGGGATTGCTTGTAACCACATGTTTGGGAAAGTTCCTTTTGAAGATGTCACCTTTTTGTTGTTATATCTTAATTCAGAATTTTTGCAGTATGCAAAAATGAATATGCCAATCAAGTTAAGAGCCATTGCCAAAGAAACTAAACTAAGTAAATTTGGTTATTGGAATTACTCAAAATTGGAAATAACTGCTTACCAAGAGAATCAAGAAATCACAAGAATTGAAATGGCAGCGAGTATTTTGCCATTAAAGGTTTACAAACGCTTAAAAAGTACACAGGAAGAAGTTTACGAAATTGATCCAAGGTTTCGAGTGATGGATCAGTTCAAAAATAATATTTCAATACGAGAAAATGGAAGAAATATAGTTTCTACCATTGAAAATATCTCCAGTTCAGGGTTTATGGTGCGCTGTTCTGGGATACTTCCGGGAGAACTCGCCAATAGTGGGCAACTCGAATTTTTTATGCATTTTGATATTGTCGGTTTTGTTCATGGAACTTGTATTTTATTATGGGTCAAAGAAGACGATAATAATGAAGACACCTTTTTTGCTGGTTTTCGTATTGAATCCATTTCTGAACTCGACCAAGCAAATGTAAAGGAAGCGATCAATCGTTATGGACGTTTGATCGAAGAAAGGGAAATCCAATGA
- a CDS encoding SDR family NAD(P)-dependent oxidoreductase has product MSEKKVAIVTGGTSGLGRSIVLEFANAGYVVGFCGRRKQEGEETLALLEKQGGTGMFVRCDVTQSEAVRNFIESIVVKYGSIDVAVNNAGISGVLKATADYPLDIFDSVMDVNLKGTFLSMQFELKQFLSQGKGGVIINVSSALGLRGKEKAGPYSMTKHGIIGLTKSAALEYGSYGIRVVALCPGGIQTEMDDVFYANVPNPEEVKKERMKSYALGRMATPEEVSKTCIWLSSDGASFITGAVIPVDGGKTAK; this is encoded by the coding sequence ATGAGTGAAAAAAAAGTAGCAATAGTAACTGGTGGAACTTCTGGTCTTGGAAGATCTATCGTATTAGAGTTTGCGAACGCTGGTTATGTGGTTGGGTTTTGCGGAAGACGGAAGCAGGAAGGGGAAGAAACTTTGGCTCTCCTTGAAAAACAAGGTGGCACTGGAATGTTTGTTCGTTGTGATGTCACACAATCGGAAGCAGTTCGTAATTTTATTGAATCAATCGTTGTTAAATATGGATCCATAGATGTTGCGGTAAATAATGCAGGAATTTCTGGAGTTTTGAAAGCGACGGCAGATTATCCATTAGATATATTTGATTCTGTAATGGATGTAAATTTAAAAGGGACTTTTCTTTCTATGCAATTTGAATTAAAACAATTCCTTAGCCAAGGGAAGGGTGGAGTCATAATTAATGTTTCTTCAGCATTAGGGCTTAGAGGAAAAGAAAAAGCTGGTCCTTATTCCATGACAAAACATGGAATCATTGGACTTACTAAATCAGCAGCCTTAGAATATGGTTCTTATGGAATTAGGGTCGTGGCCTTATGTCCTGGAGGGATACAAACTGAAATGGATGATGTGTTTTATGCGAATGTCCCCAATCCAGAAGAAGTAAAAAAAGAAAGAATGAAATCCTATGCTTTAGGTAGGATGGCAACACCTGAAGAAGTATCAAAAACTTGTATTTGGCTTTCATCTGATGGTGCTTCTTTTATTACAGGTGCAGTGATTCCTGTTGACGGCGGAAAAACAGCTAAATAG
- a CDS encoding ABC transporter permease encodes MPSKWNFGTIGLKLATILGFLFIHIPIFIIIMYAFSTDEKTFQFPLPGFTFKWFGVAWDRNDIWEAIILSSQVATISTILAIILGTLACLAVYRSKFFGREVISFLVILPIALPGIVTGISLRSAMSLFGIPFSTWTIVIAHATFCIVTVYNNVLARLRRSSHSMVEASMDLGANPWQTFRFVILPNIATALLAGGMLSFALSFDEVIVTTFTAGQQSTVPIWMLTEFIRPRQRPVTNVVAVFVILVTTIPILVAYYLTKEDEGGKK; translated from the coding sequence ATGCCCTCTAAATGGAATTTCGGAACTATTGGATTAAAACTGGCAACCATTCTTGGTTTTCTATTTATCCATATTCCCATTTTTATTATCATCATGTATGCATTCTCTACAGATGAAAAAACTTTTCAATTCCCGTTACCAGGTTTCACATTCAAGTGGTTTGGTGTGGCTTGGGATAGAAATGATATTTGGGAAGCCATCATCCTCTCTTCGCAAGTTGCAACAATTTCCACAATTTTAGCAATCATCCTTGGAACCTTGGCATGTCTTGCCGTCTATCGTAGCAAATTTTTTGGGAGAGAGGTGATTTCCTTTCTTGTGATTTTACCAATTGCTCTTCCTGGAATTGTCACTGGTATTTCACTTAGGTCAGCCATGTCTCTTTTTGGAATTCCTTTTAGTACTTGGACCATTGTGATCGCGCATGCCACTTTTTGTATTGTGACGGTTTATAACAATGTACTTGCCAGACTCAGGCGAAGTTCTCATTCAATGGTGGAAGCTTCAATGGATTTAGGTGCTAATCCTTGGCAAACATTTCGATTTGTAATATTGCCAAATATCGCCACTGCATTGTTAGCTGGTGGAATGTTGTCTTTTGCTTTATCCTTTGATGAAGTGATTGTGACTACGTTTACTGCAGGGCAACAATCCACAGTTCCTATTTGGATGTTAACTGAATTTATACGCCCGAGACAAAGGCCTGTTACAAATGTTGTTGCTGTATTTGTCATTTTAGTGACAACAATCCCAATTCTTGTTGCTTACTATTTAACGAAGGAAGATGAAGGTGGGAAAAAATAA
- a CDS encoding ABC transporter permease codes for MTNALDKFFTFLFYRKGLAIFLLLAPLLIWLGVVYLGSLFTLLIQSFFSIDSFSGVIKREFTLESYYDLFRQSTNWDIIIRTTTMAFTVTVVSAIIAFPIAYYMAMYAGPKLKPVLYLGVMLPLWSSYLVKVYSWKLIMAKEGILTWCLQELGLLHLLDVILSIPVIGGTSLSFSYIGMFLVFVYIWLPYMILPIQASLERIPKSLLEASSDLGGGPAQTFRKVVLPLAFPGVVAGSIFTFSLTLGDYIIPTIIGNSSYFIGMAVYTHQGTAGNIPLAAAFSMIPIIIMMVYLMIAKRLGAFDAL; via the coding sequence ATGACAAACGCTCTAGATAAGTTTTTTACATTTCTATTTTATCGTAAAGGCCTTGCGATTTTTTTATTACTGGCACCACTTCTTATTTGGCTCGGAGTTGTGTATTTAGGATCTCTATTTACCTTACTCATCCAAAGTTTTTTCTCCATTGATTCTTTTTCGGGAGTCATTAAACGAGAATTTACTTTAGAATCTTATTATGATTTGTTTCGCCAAAGTACGAATTGGGATATCATCATTCGTACAACAACAATGGCATTTACTGTGACTGTTGTAAGTGCGATCATTGCTTTCCCAATTGCTTATTATATGGCAATGTATGCAGGTCCTAAATTAAAACCTGTTTTGTATTTGGGTGTGATGTTACCTCTTTGGTCGAGTTATCTTGTGAAAGTTTATTCCTGGAAACTGATTATGGCAAAAGAAGGAATCCTCACCTGGTGTTTGCAGGAACTCGGACTTTTGCATCTACTCGATGTTATTCTTTCTATCCCGGTGATTGGTGGGACTTCATTGTCTTTTTCTTACATTGGGATGTTCCTTGTTTTTGTTTATATTTGGTTACCTTATATGATCCTTCCGATCCAAGCATCTTTGGAGAGGATTCCAAAATCTTTACTTGAAGCTTCTTCGGATTTAGGTGGGGGACCGGCACAAACGTTTCGGAAAGTGGTGCTCCCCTTAGCTTTTCCTGGTGTGGTCGCAGGTTCTATTTTTACCTTCTCGCTTACATTAGGTGATTATATCATTCCCACCATTATCGGAAACTCTAGTTACTTTATAGGAATGGCTGTTTATACTCACCAAGGAACTGCGGGTAACATTCCTTTGGCCGCAGCATTTTCAATGATACCGATCATTATCATGATGGTATATCTTATGATTGCCAAACGATTAGGAGCTTTCGATGCCCTCTAA
- a CDS encoding ABC transporter ATP-binding protein, with protein MDQVFDVEFQNVTRKFDQFIAVDDVSFGIKKGEFFSMLGPSGSGKTTCLRMVAGFQDTSSGRVLLEGVDVTGIPPYKRNVNTVFQDYALFPHMTVAENVGYGLKIKNTPAKEINQRVSEMLSMVRLPDVGNRKPSELSGGQRQRIALARALINRPGVLLLDEPLGALDLKLREEMQLELKAIQKEVGITFIFVTHDQEEALSMSDRIAVFNKGKVEQIATPEELYDRPKTEFVANFVGTSNILSLEETKRLTGQNGKGMIRPERVHVFANAKEDNHSSGYRTFKAILKSQVYSGATSKMHFETPNGSRIIASTQNLKISAENIAVGSEVLVGWKDSDMHLL; from the coding sequence ATGGACCAAGTTTTCGATGTAGAATTTCAAAATGTAACAAGGAAATTCGATCAATTTATTGCGGTAGATGATGTCTCCTTTGGAATTAAAAAAGGTGAATTCTTTTCGATGTTAGGCCCTTCCGGGTCGGGAAAAACAACTTGTCTCCGTATGGTGGCAGGATTCCAAGATACTAGCTCTGGAAGGGTTCTTTTGGAAGGTGTCGATGTGACCGGCATCCCACCTTACAAAAGAAATGTGAACACAGTATTTCAAGATTATGCTTTATTCCCACACATGACTGTTGCGGAAAATGTTGGGTATGGATTAAAAATAAAAAACACACCCGCAAAAGAAATAAACCAAAGAGTTTCTGAAATGCTTTCTATGGTCAGGTTACCCGATGTGGGAAATCGTAAACCTTCCGAATTATCGGGAGGACAAAGACAAAGGATTGCCCTGGCGCGTGCCCTCATCAATCGTCCTGGAGTATTACTTCTCGATGAACCACTCGGAGCATTAGATCTCAAACTTAGAGAAGAGATGCAACTAGAGTTAAAAGCCATCCAAAAAGAAGTAGGGATTACTTTTATCTTTGTCACTCACGACCAAGAAGAAGCATTGTCTATGTCCGATCGGATTGCTGTCTTTAATAAAGGAAAGGTGGAGCAAATTGCCACACCAGAAGAATTATACGATCGTCCCAAAACAGAGTTTGTAGCAAACTTTGTAGGAACATCCAATATTCTTTCTTTAGAAGAAACGAAACGACTCACCGGCCAAAATGGAAAAGGAATGATTCGTCCGGAACGAGTCCATGTATTTGCCAATGCCAAGGAAGATAACCATTCCTCAGGATATAGAACCTTTAAAGCCATCTTAAAAAGCCAAGTGTATTCTGGTGCTACTTCAAAAATGCATTTTGAAACACCAAATGGATCCCGTATCATTGCCTCCACACAAAACTTAAAAATCTCAGCAGAAAACATTGCTGTTGGTTCGGAAGTGCTTGTGGGTTGGAAAGATTCCGATATGCATTTACTTTGA
- a CDS encoding universal stress protein, with amino-acid sequence MEKLIQKLIIPIDGSPSSARALEFGLAIAKASNAKCYVVEVVEDFGPLPGYYDAAPAGKDRVKWISEQRFEKIHPILDETSVKWERVVLEGYPAEEICKLAEKEKADLIVIGSRGHGILGRFIMGSVSDRVVHYAPCSVTVVR; translated from the coding sequence ATGGAAAAATTGATTCAAAAGCTGATCATCCCTATTGATGGTTCACCTAGTTCTGCCAGAGCGTTAGAATTTGGTTTGGCAATTGCAAAGGCAAGTAATGCAAAATGTTACGTCGTAGAAGTAGTTGAGGATTTCGGTCCGTTGCCTGGTTATTATGATGCGGCTCCTGCGGGAAAGGATCGCGTGAAGTGGATCTCGGAACAACGCTTTGAAAAGATACACCCCATCTTAGATGAAACTTCTGTGAAATGGGAACGAGTTGTTTTAGAAGGATATCCTGCTGAGGAAATATGCAAATTGGCTGAAAAGGAAAAGGCTGATTTGATTGTGATTGGAAGTAGAGGTCATGGAATCCTAGGAAGATTTATTATGGGTAGTGTCTCTGATCGAGTTGTACACTATGCACCATGTTCAGTAACTGTAGTTAGGTGA